A stretch of the Conger conger chromosome 3, fConCon1.1, whole genome shotgun sequence genome encodes the following:
- the tmprss3a gene encoding transmembrane protease serine 3, whose translation MAEPGPDLPLAEKEAEAAADSTPTEEKEAVKEEPDPSRIEVVSVTDEELPAVETPTTINVSPLGSPESLPLEGTDPEKPPLNAESLNPPTDPPAPPPQSPGMPSTKVQPFLNGMETTPIREYDLAEKTLRGRILARRMELLIGACVLVILCLAIGIGVGVGLSCPGKFRCGSSSRCISSSAQCDGVIDCEHGEDELRCVRLSGKSSVLQVLIGGVWRTVCSEDWSPRLGFSACKQLGYSSYVKSSSLPLSSIEEDYQDHLVSINLSQSASQQPVKIHNSSNLSKTQCSSGRVTSLKCVECGSRPQFRTRVVGGNLSREGQFPWQVSLHIQRQHLCGGSIIGQRWIVTAAHCVYGFASPSLWAVYVGLVEQPANGANSLTVEKIIYHGRYRPRGYDYDIALMKLAEPLNFNGYVEPICLPNFGEQFEDGKMCWISGWGATVDGGEATVSLRFARVPLLSTKACNQPSVYPNLISSSMICAGYLEGGVDTCQGDSGGPLACEDSSVWKLVGATSWGEGCAERNKPGVYARITQFLNWIHEQMEVRVCVRVPVSLSTGAMTYDWQLGLILSSPLSSNHTEPCGISVKL comes from the exons ATGGCCGAGCCAGGACCAGATCTTCCCCTGGCAGAGAAGGAGGCAGAGGCCGCTGCTGATAGCACGCCAACCGAAGAGAAG GAGGCTGTAAAGGAGGAACCAGACCCTTCCCGGATTGAGGTGGTGTCAGTGACTGATGAGGAACTACCTGCTGTCGAGACTCCAACCACAATTAATGTTAGCCCTCTTGGCAGTCCTGAGTCACTGCCCCTAGAAGGCACAGACCCCGAGAAGCCTCCTCTTAACGCTGAATCCCTGAATCCTCCAACagacccccctgcccctccaccACAAAGCCCAGGCATGCCCAGCACCAAGGTGCAGCCTTTCCTAAATGGTATGGAGACAACACCCATCAGAGAAT ATGACCTCGCAGAAAAGACACTACGTGGCCGGATTCTCGCACGGCGGATGGAGCTCCTCATCGGTGCTTGTGTGCTGGTCATACTCTGCCTCGCTATTGGCATAGGAGTGGGAG tgggTCTCAGCTGCCCAGGGAAGTTCCGCTGTGGGTCATCGTCCCGCTGCATCAGCAGCTCTGCGCAGTGCGATGGCGTTATTGACTGCGAGCACGGGGAGGACGAGCTGCGCTGCG tGCGTCTGAGCGGTAAGAGCTCAGTGCTCCAGGTGCTGAttgggggggtgtggaggaCTGTTTGTTCAGAGGACTGGAGCCCCAGACTGGGCTTCTCTGCCTGCAAGCAGCTGGGCTACTCCAG TTATGTAAAGTCCagttccctccccctctcatccATTGAGGAGGACTATCAGGACCACCTGGTGTCAATCAACCTGAGTCAGTCTGCCTCCCAACAGCCAGTCAAGATCCACAACTCCAGCAACCTCAG TAAAACTCAGTGCAGTTCAGGGAGAGTGACTTCTCTCAAGTGCGTGG AGTGTGGCTCCAGGCCTCAGTTCCGCACACGTGTTGTGGGGGGTAACCTATCGAGAGAGGGGCAGTTCCCCTGGCAGGTGAGTCTGCACATCCAGAGACAGCACTTATGTGGAGGGTCCATTATAGGCCAGCGCTGGATCgtgactgctgctcactgcgtGTACGG GTTTGCTTCCCCATCGTTGTGGGCGGTATACGTAGGATTGGTAGAGCAGCCAGCCAATGGAGCCAATTCTCTCACTGTAGAGAAGATCATCTACCATGGCCGCTACAGACCCAGGGGCTATGACTATGACATAGCCCTCATGAAGCTGGCAGAGCCACTAAACTTCAATG GGTACGTGGAGCCCATCTGTCTTCCTAACTTCGGGGAGCAGTTTGAGGATGGGAAGATGTGCTGGATCTCCGGATGGGGGGCCACAGTGGATGGGG GTGAGGCCACTGTGTCCCTCCGGTTCGCCAGAGTCCCACTGCTCTCCACCAAAGCCTGCAACCAGCCGAGCGTGTACCCAAACTTAATCTCATCCTCGATGATCTGCGCTGGGTACCTGGAGGGCGGCGTAGACACCTGCCAG GGGGACAGCGGGGGGCCTTTGGCTTGTGAGGACTCGTCAGTGTGGAAGCTGGTGGGGGCCACAAGCTGGGGTGAGGGATGTGCAGAGAGGAACAAGCCGGGAGTCTACGCGCGCATCACCCAGTTTCTCAACTGGATCCACGAACAAAtggaggtgagagtgtgtgtgcgtgttc CTGTCTCCCTGTCCACTGGTGCAATGACCTATGACTGGCAGCTGGGCCTCATTCTCTCCTCGCCCCTGTCCTCCAATCACACAGAGCCATGTGGCATATCCGTCAAGCTGTAA